The Myxococcaceae bacterium JPH2 genome has a window encoding:
- a CDS encoding metallophosphoesterase — MDTALRFVLFVLVIGVITVFSHIYLYRRLFRDTAEHAGWRLTGKVLLVGLCLPLILSWFVTRLLPTNALFSMATVVWTWMGISIYLLLTLGAVDGVWALTRKLQARKAARETPAATPAPQAPASVDEARRLFLARAGASGAVLATSGLVGYGSWRAFHPPVVSEVAVRLPGLPKALDGFTLVHLSDIHVGPIIERRFMDELVARCNALKPDLVAITGDLVDGTVSGLGPAVSALTNLRSRAGTYFVTGNHEYYWNADAWAQALEGMGIGALRNRHVRIGDAAASFDLVGVDDWSARNRGGARGYDLDAATAGRDPSRASVLLAHQPSNWAEAAQAGMGLQLSGHTHGGQFFPFTLAVAAIWRHDQGHFQQGENHLYVSRGTGFWGPPLRVGAPPEIVKVTLLA; from the coding sequence ATGGATACCGCGCTGCGCTTCGTCCTGTTCGTGCTCGTCATCGGCGTCATCACGGTGTTCTCACACATCTACCTGTACCGGCGCCTGTTCCGGGACACAGCCGAGCACGCCGGGTGGCGCCTCACGGGCAAGGTGCTGCTCGTCGGACTGTGCCTGCCGCTGATCCTCTCGTGGTTCGTGACCCGCCTGCTGCCGACCAACGCCTTGTTCTCCATGGCCACCGTGGTGTGGACCTGGATGGGCATCTCCATCTACCTCCTGCTGACGCTGGGTGCCGTGGACGGAGTGTGGGCACTCACGCGCAAACTCCAGGCGCGCAAGGCGGCGCGTGAAACGCCGGCCGCCACGCCCGCGCCGCAGGCCCCAGCCTCGGTCGACGAGGCCCGCCGCCTGTTCCTCGCCCGAGCCGGCGCGAGCGGCGCGGTGCTGGCGACCAGCGGACTGGTGGGCTACGGCTCGTGGCGCGCGTTCCACCCGCCCGTGGTGAGCGAAGTGGCGGTGCGGCTGCCAGGACTGCCCAAGGCGCTGGATGGCTTCACGCTCGTCCACCTCAGCGACATCCACGTGGGCCCCATCATCGAGCGGCGGTTCATGGATGAGCTGGTCGCGCGATGCAACGCGTTGAAGCCAGACCTGGTGGCCATCACGGGCGACCTGGTGGATGGCACGGTGTCGGGCCTGGGGCCGGCGGTCTCCGCGCTGACCAACCTGCGCTCACGGGCGGGCACCTACTTCGTCACCGGCAACCACGAGTACTACTGGAACGCGGACGCCTGGGCCCAAGCGCTGGAAGGCATGGGCATCGGCGCGCTGCGCAACCGCCACGTGCGGATTGGAGACGCGGCGGCCTCGTTCGACCTCGTGGGCGTGGATGACTGGTCCGCGCGAAACCGAGGCGGCGCGCGAGGCTATGACCTGGACGCGGCCACCGCGGGACGAGACCCCTCGCGGGCCTCGGTCCTCCTGGCGCATCAGCCCTCCAACTGGGCCGAGGCCGCCCAGGCAGGGATGGGATTGCAGCTCTCCGGGCATACCCACGGAGGCCAATTCTTCCCATTCACGCTCGCGGTCGCGGCCATCTGGCGTCACGACCAGGGCCACTTCCAGCAGGGCGAGAATCACCTCTACGTGAGCCGGGGCACGGGCTTCTGGGGTCCGCCGCTGCGCGTGGGCGCGCCGCCGGAAATCGTGAAGGTGACGCTGCTCGCCTGA
- a CDS encoding RNA-directed DNA polymerase: MNLVGLLLELKPLMKDPEASFDAIVELLERNQGLAEYEVARFFVARAWKDPVEGRVRSPDARERLRAARLIPLLFDRTSAARLVRRMVKDADARVSASARAAVRKLGLADVSLPDSREEPPSHPRPTAIGGWNPTGWSFGLYPEMTQAARKRPPPVTEALPSLRTREDVAKLLGLGTGDLDALMRPGTQSGSGYVEFEVPKRSGGVRRLSAPRPKLKAAQRTLLEQVLARMPAHPAAHGFVSGRSTVTNAEPHVGATVVVRVDLEDFFPSVHFRRVKGLFEAHGYGEEVATTLAGLTTYRAKLPDGTVAWPGVLPQGAPTSPTIANLVCRRMDARLTALAAKVGAAYTRYADDLSFSFRQPPERLGRFFWWVNAILQQEGFAENGPKRRVMRQGGRQRVTGLTVNERVSIPRDERRRFKAILANCRKHGVDSQARGRPDFKRWLEGYAAYVRMVHPELGEAWQREVKELLAT, from the coding sequence ATGAACCTGGTTGGCCTCCTCCTGGAGCTCAAGCCACTGATGAAGGACCCCGAGGCCAGCTTCGACGCCATCGTCGAGCTGCTCGAGCGAAACCAGGGTCTCGCCGAGTACGAGGTGGCCCGCTTCTTCGTCGCGCGCGCCTGGAAGGACCCGGTCGAAGGCCGCGTGCGAAGCCCGGACGCGCGTGAGCGCCTGCGGGCCGCGCGCCTGATTCCCCTCTTGTTCGATCGCACCAGCGCCGCGCGGCTCGTGCGCCGGATGGTGAAGGATGCGGACGCGCGGGTGTCGGCGTCGGCGAGAGCCGCGGTGCGCAAGCTGGGGCTCGCGGACGTGTCGCTCCCGGACTCGCGCGAGGAGCCGCCGAGCCACCCGAGACCCACCGCCATCGGAGGCTGGAACCCCACGGGCTGGAGCTTCGGGCTCTACCCCGAGATGACCCAGGCCGCGCGCAAGCGTCCTCCTCCCGTCACCGAGGCACTGCCCTCGCTGCGCACGCGCGAGGACGTGGCGAAGCTCCTGGGCCTGGGGACGGGCGACCTCGACGCGCTGATGCGCCCGGGAACCCAGTCGGGCTCGGGCTACGTGGAGTTCGAGGTCCCCAAGCGCTCCGGTGGTGTGCGTCGCCTGAGCGCGCCGCGCCCCAAGCTGAAGGCCGCGCAGCGCACGCTCTTGGAACAGGTGCTCGCGCGAATGCCGGCCCACCCCGCCGCGCACGGCTTCGTGTCGGGCCGCTCCACCGTCACGAACGCCGAGCCGCACGTCGGCGCCACGGTGGTGGTGCGCGTGGACCTGGAGGACTTCTTCCCCTCGGTGCACTTCCGCCGCGTGAAGGGCCTCTTCGAAGCGCATGGCTACGGCGAGGAGGTCGCGACCACGCTGGCGGGCCTCACCACCTACCGCGCGAAGCTGCCGGACGGCACGGTCGCGTGGCCCGGCGTGCTGCCACAGGGCGCGCCCACGTCTCCGACCATCGCCAACCTCGTGTGCCGCCGCATGGACGCGCGCCTCACCGCGCTGGCCGCGAAGGTCGGCGCCGCGTACACGCGCTACGCGGATGACTTGTCCTTCTCCTTCCGCCAGCCGCCCGAGCGCCTGGGCCGCTTCTTCTGGTGGGTGAACGCCATCCTCCAGCAGGAGGGCTTCGCGGAGAACGGACCCAAGCGCCGGGTGATGCGCCAGGGCGGACGCCAGCGCGTGACGGGCCTCACCGTCAACGAGCGCGTGTCCATCCCGCGCGATGAGCGCCGCCGCTTCAAGGCCATCCTGGCCAACTGCCGCAAGCACGGCGTGGACTCGCAGGCCCGAGGGCGGCCGGACTTCAAGCGCTGGCTGGAGGGCTACGCGGCCTATGTCCGCATGGTGCACCCCGAGCTGGGCGAGGCCTGGCAGCGCGAGGTGAAGGAGCTGCTCGCCACATGA
- a CDS encoding aldo/keto reductase, whose translation MSTREPTPPDLLAPDLGNEDPAVVTARLEATPASEVSARELVEWLGDPHEPLRELARRRLRERKDLDALRLALRWLDEPRVPHAAQAAYSLMERAPVEDVVLATRVLDEPPRPGAVAWATRVAARRAHPELLARSRALARHPEPSIRRAALSGLAADPSSREVLLAALEDPEAAVREEVLAAWERRPPARAAAEAFAQALVSFAPKARSTRERRAVATAAVLLNDEALLNQASRDEDPSVRAVALAARARHGNLSAEERAQAERDEDPWIRLAVLDLASARRACVEDLDPSVRRAALDLWVAWNREPSDDDSPESQDVALACAQSPDPWVRARACDLLDPARAPEELHVLLRLTHDTSPMARAAAASVLESCDTLDARLDTVEAADLQPAVWTWRLRHADDAALQRLSAALDSAASTDALTAHLEALTLVFPDDALAAAPSVARHRPTPAPKRPRAPATPRPRPEAHSSSRPLGTTGLRVSPLVLSGANLTTPEPFFEARDAGVNAFFWEPRYTALTRFLRAQRDRRNELVVVAGTYHAGEAALRRDVESALRRLRTTSLDVFLLFWVRSPERLSDEDFAALERLRAEGKVRAFGFSTHLRDLAREALHRAPWPVVMTRHSAAHPGAEAAFLPEAQARGTGVLTFSTTCYGRLLRPTPEVTPDAVLPSAVDCYRYSLSQPGVSASLTAPRSWSELRHNLEVLARPRMEPDALPAMRAHGERVRARERELDARVRRAPGGPRDALLALLEEGEGV comes from the coding sequence ATGTCCACCCGAGAACCCACCCCGCCCGACCTCCTCGCGCCTGACCTCGGGAACGAGGATCCAGCGGTGGTGACGGCGAGGCTGGAGGCCACGCCCGCCTCCGAGGTGAGCGCGCGGGAGCTGGTGGAGTGGCTGGGAGACCCCCACGAACCACTCCGCGAACTGGCGCGCCGTCGCCTGCGGGAGCGGAAGGACCTGGACGCGCTCCGGCTCGCGCTGCGCTGGCTGGATGAGCCTCGGGTGCCCCACGCCGCGCAGGCCGCCTATTCCCTGATGGAGCGCGCGCCCGTGGAGGACGTGGTGCTCGCCACGCGAGTGCTGGACGAGCCCCCACGCCCCGGAGCGGTGGCGTGGGCCACGCGCGTGGCGGCGCGTCGGGCCCATCCCGAGCTGCTGGCCCGGAGCCGAGCCCTCGCGCGACACCCGGAGCCCTCCATCCGTCGCGCCGCGCTGTCGGGCCTCGCCGCGGATCCCTCCAGCCGGGAGGTGCTGCTCGCCGCGCTCGAGGACCCCGAAGCGGCCGTGCGCGAGGAGGTCCTGGCCGCCTGGGAGCGAAGGCCCCCCGCGCGCGCCGCCGCCGAAGCGTTCGCCCAGGCGCTGGTGAGCTTCGCGCCGAAGGCCCGCTCCACGCGAGAGCGCCGCGCGGTGGCCACCGCCGCGGTCCTGCTGAACGATGAGGCCCTGCTCAATCAGGCCTCACGAGACGAGGACCCCTCCGTGCGCGCCGTGGCGCTGGCGGCGAGAGCCCGACACGGGAACCTCTCCGCCGAGGAGCGCGCCCAGGCCGAACGCGACGAGGATCCCTGGATCCGCCTGGCGGTGTTGGACCTCGCCAGCGCTCGGCGGGCCTGCGTGGAAGACCTCGACCCGAGCGTCCGGCGCGCCGCGCTCGACCTCTGGGTCGCCTGGAATCGCGAGCCCTCCGACGACGACTCACCCGAGTCGCAAGACGTGGCGCTCGCCTGCGCGCAATCACCGGACCCGTGGGTGCGTGCCCGCGCGTGCGACCTGCTCGACCCCGCCCGAGCGCCGGAGGAGCTGCACGTGCTGCTGCGGCTGACGCACGACACCTCGCCCATGGCGCGCGCCGCCGCGGCCTCCGTGCTGGAGTCGTGCGACACGCTCGACGCGCGCCTCGACACGGTGGAGGCCGCTGACCTCCAGCCCGCCGTCTGGACCTGGCGCCTGCGCCACGCCGATGACGCCGCCCTTCAACGCCTGAGCGCCGCACTGGACAGCGCCGCCTCGACGGACGCCCTCACCGCGCACCTCGAAGCCCTCACGCTCGTCTTCCCCGACGACGCCCTCGCCGCCGCGCCGTCCGTCGCGCGCCACCGCCCCACGCCCGCGCCCAAGCGCCCGCGAGCCCCCGCGACGCCTCGCCCCCGGCCCGAAGCCCACTCCTCGTCGCGCCCCCTCGGCACCACCGGCCTGCGCGTCTCGCCGCTCGTGCTCTCGGGCGCGAACCTCACCACGCCCGAGCCCTTCTTCGAGGCCCGGGACGCGGGCGTGAACGCCTTCTTCTGGGAGCCCCGCTACACCGCCCTCACGCGGTTCCTCCGCGCCCAGCGCGACCGGAGGAACGAGTTGGTGGTGGTCGCCGGCACGTACCACGCGGGAGAGGCCGCCCTCCGCCGCGATGTGGAGTCCGCGCTGCGGCGGCTGCGCACGACGTCCCTGGATGTCTTCCTGCTGTTCTGGGTTCGTTCGCCGGAGCGCCTCTCCGACGAAGACTTCGCGGCGCTGGAGCGGCTGCGCGCCGAGGGGAAGGTCCGCGCGTTCGGCTTCTCCACGCACCTGCGCGACCTGGCGCGCGAGGCCCTCCACCGCGCGCCCTGGCCCGTCGTGATGACCCGGCACAGCGCCGCGCACCCCGGCGCGGAGGCCGCGTTCCTGCCCGAGGCCCAGGCCCGAGGCACCGGCGTGCTCACCTTCAGCACCACCTGCTACGGCCGCCTGCTGCGCCCCACGCCCGAAGTCACACCCGACGCGGTGCTGCCCTCGGCGGTGGACTGCTACCGCTACTCCCTCTCGCAGCCCGGCGTGAGCGCCAGCCTCACCGCGCCGCGAAGCTGGAGCGAGCTGCGGCACAACCTGGAGGTGCTCGCCCGCCCGAGGATGGAACCCGACGCCCTGCCTGCCATGCGGGCCCATGGGGAGCGCGTGAGAGCCCGCGAGCGAGAGCTGGACGCACGGGTGCGCCGAGCGCCAGGCGGCCCGCGCGATGCCCTGCTCGCCCTGCTGGAAGAGGGCGAAGGGGTGTGA
- a CDS encoding protocatechuate 3,4-dioxygenase yields the protein MSNPVRNDTPPIDATRRKILRGIGLALAAAPLGRLLAACGEGTTPTEPLSDAGTLLDSGVPAENWATGGTAVMRGGYPDPFASGIGSTCKLTCEATLGPCYARTLERQDISEGHDGLPVRLAFLIVDETCKPIPNASVDIWHAAPEGLYSGDDASTFCTSADAKAVAARWFRGVQTTDANGRVQFDTCFPGWYSSRTIHIHFTVRLNGQEYVTSQLFFDDALDDDIVNTQPLYNARGPRDTTNAHDNVVSADSVVDYLFQTQRMPDGAMLAWKTLVIRSSLDAARCQVPGGSGGGPGGPGGDGGMGPPPGFDGGMGPPPP from the coding sequence ATGAGCAACCCAGTCAGGAACGACACGCCCCCCATCGATGCCACGCGGCGCAAGATCCTCCGAGGCATCGGGCTGGCGCTGGCCGCCGCTCCCCTGGGGCGCCTCCTCGCCGCCTGCGGAGAGGGCACCACCCCCACCGAGCCGCTGTCGGACGCGGGCACGCTCCTGGACTCCGGAGTCCCCGCTGAAAACTGGGCCACCGGCGGCACGGCGGTCATGCGCGGCGGCTATCCAGATCCGTTCGCGTCTGGCATTGGCAGCACGTGCAAGCTGACGTGCGAGGCGACGCTGGGCCCCTGCTACGCGCGGACGCTGGAGCGCCAGGACATCAGCGAGGGCCATGACGGCCTCCCGGTGCGTCTGGCCTTCCTCATCGTGGACGAGACGTGCAAGCCCATCCCGAACGCCAGCGTGGACATCTGGCACGCCGCGCCCGAGGGTCTCTACTCGGGAGACGACGCGAGCACGTTCTGCACCTCGGCGGACGCGAAGGCCGTGGCCGCGCGCTGGTTCCGAGGCGTGCAGACCACGGACGCGAACGGACGCGTGCAGTTCGATACGTGCTTCCCCGGCTGGTACAGCAGCCGCACCATCCACATCCACTTCACGGTGCGACTCAACGGCCAGGAGTACGTGACGTCGCAGCTCTTCTTCGACGACGCGCTGGACGACGACATCGTCAACACGCAGCCGCTGTACAACGCGCGCGGTCCTCGTGACACGACGAACGCGCACGACAACGTCGTCTCGGCGGACTCCGTCGTGGACTACCTGTTCCAGACGCAGCGCATGCCGGACGGCGCGATGCTCGCGTGGAAGACGCTCGTCATCCGCTCCTCGCTCGACGCCGCGCGGTGCCAGGTGCCGGGTGGCAGCGGCGGCGGTCCGGGTGGACCGGGCGGCGATGGCGGCATGGGTCCTCCGCCGGGCTTCGACGGCGGCATGGGCCCGCCGCCTCCGTGA
- a CDS encoding CotH kinase family protein — protein sequence MRSSFSPPGLPLRAVRSPALLACLGLWLSACHGSPPMVESADEGRVEQELPAVTLEGMDNARHVLWGAVRGDVGALTVEVFVDSVRLGRADVEGGQWSLPWWPDVSAREVEVVASHVSGEVGRAHVELRPLDLLDAASLYQPETLLTLPTSATTTTRYTVDGSVPTPASPLYSGPLVLLGRQGTAPLSAIPTTAPEAPDNWGWKAPQGSVSLAHVIRAQAFDGATPVGPGWTRTYLLGREPYTLPVVSLVTEAANLFGDAMGIYVPGNLHQDSPEDGSLSWNTGNYMQDGKDWERPVSVEWFEADGAPGLAQPAGVRIHGSGSAVLAQKSLRLYAKEDYGPEWFSGALFPGLNVRDFKRLLLRTSGQDQVATKLKDCVLQGLLRETALTLQACRPALVFINGEYWGLHELRERYDEYYLSGHYAVDRKKVTILEGAGGLLDVGAESDAQAYQDLLEYVRTHDLAVPASYAYVQARVDVDDFIDYLIAEIYFANTDWPDNNVRMWRYSGKLVAGAPAAQDGRWRWMVYDLDSALLTGPEDDTLTRLLSEPSLSEPSVVLPRKLMASPDFRARFAARFRWHLDHTFAPERVVAAIDAVAGQLAPEMAEHIQRWSYPASLTEWEGSLERMRDTAARRPAFMRQFLEETFGPP from the coding sequence ATGCGCTCCTCGTTCTCTCCTCCTGGGCTCCCGTTGCGTGCGGTGCGTTCGCCAGCCTTGCTGGCGTGTCTGGGGCTGTGGCTGTCCGCCTGCCACGGCTCGCCTCCGATGGTGGAGTCGGCGGACGAGGGCCGGGTCGAGCAGGAGCTGCCCGCGGTGACCTTGGAGGGGATGGACAACGCGCGGCACGTCTTGTGGGGCGCCGTGCGCGGCGACGTGGGCGCGCTGACGGTGGAGGTCTTCGTGGACAGCGTGCGCCTGGGGCGGGCGGACGTGGAGGGTGGGCAGTGGAGCCTGCCGTGGTGGCCCGACGTGAGCGCCCGCGAGGTGGAGGTGGTGGCCTCGCACGTCTCGGGTGAGGTGGGCCGTGCCCACGTGGAGCTGCGTCCGTTGGACCTCCTGGACGCGGCGAGCCTGTACCAGCCCGAGACGCTGCTGACGCTGCCCACCTCGGCCACCACGACGACGCGCTACACGGTGGATGGCTCGGTGCCAACGCCGGCGTCGCCGCTGTACTCGGGGCCGCTCGTGCTGCTGGGGCGCCAGGGCACCGCGCCCCTCTCCGCCATCCCGACCACGGCGCCGGAGGCACCGGACAACTGGGGCTGGAAGGCACCTCAAGGGTCGGTGTCGCTGGCCCACGTCATCCGCGCGCAGGCGTTCGACGGAGCGACGCCCGTGGGCCCGGGTTGGACGCGCACGTACCTGCTGGGCCGCGAGCCGTACACGCTGCCGGTGGTCTCGCTGGTGACGGAGGCCGCGAACCTGTTCGGCGACGCCATGGGCATCTACGTGCCGGGGAACCTGCACCAGGACTCTCCCGAGGACGGCTCGCTGAGCTGGAACACGGGCAACTACATGCAGGACGGCAAGGACTGGGAGCGGCCCGTCTCCGTCGAGTGGTTCGAGGCGGATGGCGCGCCCGGGCTCGCGCAGCCGGCGGGCGTGCGCATCCACGGGTCAGGCAGCGCGGTGCTGGCGCAGAAGAGCCTGCGCCTGTACGCGAAGGAGGACTACGGCCCGGAGTGGTTCTCCGGCGCGCTGTTTCCGGGCCTGAACGTGCGGGACTTCAAGCGGCTGCTCTTGCGCACGTCGGGGCAGGACCAGGTCGCCACGAAGCTGAAGGACTGCGTGCTCCAGGGGCTCTTGCGCGAGACGGCGCTGACGCTCCAGGCGTGCCGCCCCGCGCTGGTGTTCATCAACGGCGAGTACTGGGGCCTGCATGAGCTGCGCGAGCGCTATGACGAGTACTACCTGAGCGGGCACTACGCGGTGGACCGCAAGAAGGTCACCATTTTGGAGGGCGCGGGCGGCCTGCTGGACGTGGGCGCGGAGAGCGACGCGCAGGCGTACCAGGACCTGCTCGAATACGTGCGCACCCACGACCTCGCGGTGCCGGCGTCGTATGCCTACGTCCAGGCCCGCGTGGACGTGGACGACTTCATCGACTACCTCATCGCGGAGATCTACTTCGCGAACACGGACTGGCCGGACAACAACGTCCGGATGTGGCGGTACAGCGGCAAGCTCGTGGCGGGCGCGCCCGCGGCGCAGGACGGGCGCTGGCGCTGGATGGTGTACGACCTGGACTCGGCGCTGCTCACGGGCCCCGAGGACGACACGCTGACGCGGCTGCTGTCGGAACCGTCGTTGTCGGAGCCTTCCGTGGTGCTGCCTCGCAAGCTGATGGCGTCACCGGACTTCCGGGCGCGGTTCGCCGCGCGCTTCCGCTGGCACCTGGACCACACCTTCGCGCCCGAGCGCGTCGTCGCGGCCATCGACGCGGTGGCGGGACAGCTGGCGCCGGAGATGGCCGAGCACATCCAGCGCTGGAGCTATCCCGCCTCGCTGACGGAGTGGGAGGGGAGCCTCGAGCGGATGCGGGACACCGCCGCGCGGCGTCCCGCCTTCATGCGCCAGTTCCTGGAGGAGACGTTCGGCCCTCCCTGA
- a CDS encoding esterase family protein has protein sequence MDAKRTPVIDGDTATFLWRGRGGVRVHGDFQDWQGEPLPLERVGPNLWARTLTLPRDAYVEYALFDAHGRRVRDPLNPRVSDNGFGDENHCFYMPEGGPTPFARRLPGVPRGQLTRHTVETGDQAVGARRAVTLYAPPVTGPVPLVVVLDGEDYLRRARLPVLVDNLIAQQRMRPVALAFVSNGAEARTPEYTCSEATVRFLLNAVLPLARRELPLLDERAHPGAHAVLGASYGGLMALFAAQRAPEVFGHVLAQSGAYALDGWDFVVFELARRPHQRPLSVWMDCGGFEGLLEGNRRIAPLLTSAGHRVALREYSGGHNYPAWRDDLPHGLAFIFPHPPTSRSE, from the coding sequence ATGGACGCGAAGCGCACCCCGGTCATCGACGGCGACACGGCGACGTTCCTCTGGCGCGGGCGCGGCGGCGTGCGCGTGCACGGCGACTTCCAGGACTGGCAGGGCGAGCCTCTTCCCCTGGAGCGCGTGGGCCCCAACCTGTGGGCGCGAACGCTGACGCTGCCTCGGGATGCCTACGTGGAGTATGCGCTCTTCGACGCGCACGGCCGCCGCGTGAGGGATCCGCTCAACCCCCGCGTCTCGGACAACGGCTTCGGCGACGAGAACCACTGCTTCTACATGCCCGAGGGCGGCCCCACGCCGTTCGCGCGGCGACTCCCCGGCGTGCCGCGCGGACAGCTGACTCGGCACACGGTGGAGACGGGGGACCAGGCCGTGGGCGCGCGCCGCGCGGTGACGCTCTACGCGCCACCCGTGACAGGCCCCGTACCGTTGGTGGTGGTGCTGGATGGAGAGGATTACCTGCGGCGCGCGCGGCTGCCCGTGCTGGTGGACAACCTCATCGCGCAGCAGCGCATGCGTCCCGTGGCGCTGGCCTTCGTCTCCAACGGCGCCGAGGCCCGCACGCCCGAGTACACGTGCAGCGAGGCCACCGTGCGCTTCCTGCTCAACGCCGTGCTCCCCCTGGCGCGGCGCGAGCTGCCCCTCCTGGATGAGCGCGCGCATCCGGGAGCCCACGCGGTGCTCGGCGCGTCCTATGGCGGCCTCATGGCCCTCTTCGCCGCCCAGCGCGCGCCGGAGGTCTTCGGTCACGTGCTGGCGCAGTCCGGCGCGTACGCACTGGATGGCTGGGACTTCGTCGTCTTCGAGCTGGCCCGGCGCCCCCACCAGCGCCCCCTCTCCGTCTGGATGGACTGCGGCGGCTTCGAGGGGCTCCTGGAGGGCAACCGACGCATCGCGCCGCTGCTGACCTCGGCCGGTCACCGGGTGGCGCTCCGGGAGTACAGCGGCGGCCACAACTATCCTGCCTGGCGGGACGACCTCCCCCACGGGCTGGCGTTTATTTTCCCACATCCACCCACTTCCCGTTCGGAATGA
- a CDS encoding HEAT repeat domain-containing protein, whose product MPDLDPALVRLLDEDAQVRRDAVDAVDLTSSPGRYALRQALLTDEDAQVRAAAAHRLGDARDARFIPALLESLRDAMPSVRDRSWRALARLGAEALLPPARRAAREESVWWVRRAAVRAAASLAHPEALEVLLIALEDPFWRVRHAAVQALGWLGAEDARVRERVQQAAEQTPQGPLRSAATYLEGVWREAASRA is encoded by the coding sequence ATGCCCGACCTGGACCCCGCCCTGGTGCGGCTGCTCGACGAGGATGCGCAGGTGCGCCGCGACGCGGTCGACGCCGTGGACCTCACGTCCTCCCCGGGCCGATATGCCCTGCGACAGGCCCTGCTGACGGACGAGGACGCCCAGGTGCGCGCGGCGGCGGCGCATCGGCTGGGGGACGCACGCGACGCGCGCTTCATCCCCGCCCTGCTCGAGTCCCTGCGCGACGCCATGCCCAGCGTGCGTGATCGCTCATGGCGCGCGCTGGCGAGGCTCGGGGCGGAGGCGCTGCTGCCCCCAGCCCGCCGCGCGGCCCGCGAGGAGTCCGTGTGGTGGGTGCGCCGCGCGGCCGTGCGCGCCGCCGCGTCGCTCGCCCACCCCGAGGCGTTGGAGGTGCTGCTGATCGCCCTGGAGGACCCCTTCTGGCGCGTGCGTCACGCGGCGGTGCAGGCGTTGGGGTGGCTCGGCGCGGAGGACGCGCGAGTCCGGGAGCGCGTCCAGCAGGCGGCGGAACAGACGCCCCAGGGCCCGCTGCGCTCGGCGGCCACCTACCTGGAAGGCGTGTGGCGCGAGGCCGCGTCCCGCGCGTAA
- a CDS encoding TIGR01777 family oxidoreductase, whose product MKVAVTGASGFLGARLVQRLCEVGHEVHVLSRNLERTLASLPAGVTGTCWVGPEVPEGALVGAEAVVHLAGEPVDQRWTHEAKQRIHDSRVFGTRAVVDAMVRGGTARRFVSASAVGYYGGAREAQPLTESHAPGDDFLARVCQAWETEALRARATGVATAVLRIGVVLHPSGGALHRMLPLFRVGAGGRVGSGLQYVSWVHREDLVELLRFTLEHPELEGALNATSPVPVTNTEFAHALGRVMERPSGMHVPGIVLKARFGEMARVVLEGQRVLPARALEAGFVFQHPELEAALRDLLGPAALA is encoded by the coding sequence GTGAAGGTCGCCGTCACCGGCGCGAGCGGCTTCCTGGGCGCTCGACTTGTTCAGCGTTTGTGCGAGGTGGGGCATGAGGTCCACGTCCTCTCGCGCAACCTTGAACGAACCCTGGCCAGTCTTCCGGCAGGCGTCACGGGGACCTGCTGGGTGGGGCCGGAGGTGCCTGAAGGCGCGCTGGTGGGAGCGGAGGCCGTGGTGCATCTGGCCGGTGAGCCGGTGGATCAACGGTGGACGCACGAGGCGAAGCAGCGCATCCACGACAGCCGCGTGTTCGGCACGCGGGCCGTGGTGGACGCGATGGTGCGCGGGGGGACGGCGCGGCGGTTCGTGTCGGCGTCCGCGGTGGGCTACTACGGCGGCGCGCGGGAGGCACAGCCGCTGACCGAGTCCCATGCTCCGGGCGACGACTTCCTCGCGCGCGTGTGTCAGGCCTGGGAGACGGAGGCCCTGCGGGCGCGAGCCACGGGCGTGGCCACCGCGGTGCTGCGCATCGGCGTGGTGCTGCACCCCTCGGGCGGCGCGCTGCATCGGATGCTGCCGCTGTTCCGCGTGGGGGCGGGCGGGCGCGTGGGCTCAGGGTTGCAGTACGTGAGCTGGGTGCACCGCGAGGACCTCGTGGAGCTGCTGCGATTCACCCTAGAGCATCCGGAGCTGGAGGGCGCGCTCAACGCCACGTCCCCCGTGCCCGTGACGAACACCGAGTTCGCGCATGCGCTGGGCCGCGTGATGGAGCGCCCGTCCGGAATGCACGTGCCGGGCATCGTGCTCAAGGCCCGCTTCGGAGAGATGGCGCGCGTGGTGCTGGAGGGCCAGCGGGTGCTGCCGGCGCGCGCGCTGGAAGCAGGCTTCGTCTTTCAACACCCCGAGCTGGAAGCCGCGCTGAGGGACCTGCTGGGACCGGCCGCGCTCGCATAG